The genome window GCTCTACCCGGAGATCGACCTCGACTTCCTCAAGGCCAGCTTCGGCGCCTAGTCGTCGTAGCGCTTCGAAAGCGAATCTTAAAAGAAAGGCGCGTCCCCAGAAGGGACGCGCCTTTTACATTCTTAATGTCGTTTGGGGAGGCTCGAAACCTCAGGCCTTTGTGAGGGCCTTTACCTTGTTGACGATTGCGGCGGCGTCCTCGTCCTTGGTGATGCGCCCGATTTCCTCGCCCGTCTCGCTGTCGAGCAGTATGACGAATCCGGTCTTCACGCCGGTTTGGGAGTAGAGGTCCCCGTAGCCGATTGCGGAGGCCAGCATGCCTGCTTGATGTTGGGTAACCCGGTTCGATACATCGAGCTTCACCAGCAAGAAAGGGCTCTTCTTCAGGTCTTCTGATGCCGCTTGCAATTGGGGGTCTAACATCTTGCAGGCGGAGCACCAGGATGCGTTGAAGTACAGTCCCACCACTTGAGGCTGAGTGACATCAAGCGGCTTCGATTGGGCGATGTTGGCGAGCAGAAAGAGCGAGCTAAGGAATACGATTGTTCTGGTTATCATAGGTCAGTGAATGGTTTCCCATGAGAGCAACGGAGTGGCGTCTTTATTCCCCAGGAGACGCGTTCGGGTGAAATTGCGTTAAGCGATTGTTAATTAGCCAGCGAATCGGCGACAGGGTCTAGTTGTTTTCACTGATTTTGGGAGGTGAGTAGCAAAAGCGATTTAAGCTTCCATAGGCGGGACCGATCTCACTGTGTCCGCGCTCCATACTCAGCCGGCATTAAGTACATCCCGAACTCGATCATGAAAGCCCAGTTTACACGCATCGCCGCCGTTGCCGTTGTCGGAATCTGTTCCGTCGCTGCCTCGTTTGCGGAGGTGTACACAAAGTCCGACGGCACTGCCTATGATGGCGAGGTATACAAAGTTCTAGATGGAGTCGTGTACCTGACGGTCGGGGACGAGAGGGTGAACGCGTCGCTCTCCGAGTTCGATGCAAGCTCGCAAGCCGCTATCGGGGCGTGGGCTGAGGAAAATCCGCATAAGGTGGATGTGTACACGAAGTGGGACGTTCAGCCATCAATCAAGTCCAGCTCGATGCCGAAACTGCCCGAGCAGTTTTTGGCCGAAGAATTTAAAGGCCTGGTTTCGGTCGACCTCGTGTTGAACGAAGCAGGCCAAGTCATACACGCATCAATCAAGAAGTCGACTCACCTAGGCCTAGAAGTTCCCTCCTTGGAAGCTGCCAAGACTTGGATCTTCGAACCTGCCAAGGTCGGAGGAAAGTCGGTTCGCTCAAAGCTTCGCATCCCATTCAAGTTTGTAAATACCCCGCCGCCCCCTCCGGTCGAGGAGGTTCCTGTAAGCTAGTATCCGTTAGGAGACTACACCTTATAAATCTCACAACCTAAGCAACACATCACATCCCACCTGTAAAATGAGCTCAATGTCACTTGCCAAAAAAATTGGCTTCACCATCGCGATAGCTCTTACCTTCTTCGTTGTGCTCGCAGCCGTGTCTTACGTCGCGGTTTCGAAGCTCAACAGCTCTTTCGGAGACTTTTCCGAAAGCGTCGAAGAGGGCAATGCTGCCTCCGACAAAGTTAACGTCGCTCTGTCGATGCGCTCCAACATCGCCGAGTACCTAACGACGACCAATCCTGAACACGTCGAGCATCACCTCGAGATGTACAGCACCTTGTCGTCGGACCTCGAGAAGTTCACCCGAGAAGCGAACAACGACAAGGCCCGCAAGGCGCTCAAAGACGCGACGGCACTGATGGAAGGTTACAACAGCGCGTTCAGCAAAATCGTCGACCTGAAGGGCAAGCAAAGCCAGCTTCTCGACGAGGTCGTGCGCCCAGGTGGCAGGGAGATCAAGGACATGCTCAAAGAGCTGCTGGCCGCTGACCAAGCCAAGGGCGACATCGCGGGTGCCTTCGCGACTTCTTCCGCATTGCAAAGCATGTTCGAAGCTGGGTCCGCAATCAACAGCGTGATCGTGAAGTACAACGAGGAAGACATCGCCGAGGCCAAGGCGAAGGTTGCAGAACTCTCCTCCAAGCTCGGTGTCCTCAAGGACGACTATCAGATGAACGTCGACTTCGACGAAAGCCTGAAGGACGAGCTCAAGGAACGCGTGCTCGCTCAAAGCATCGAAGTGGCCGCCGGCTTCTCCAAGGGTGTCGATGAATTGGCTGCGACCTTGAAGAGCATCGTTGAGATCGATGCTGAAGAGCTTCGCCCAGTCGGTCCTCAGTTCGTCAAGAAGATGGAAGTCTTTCAGGATACGATCGCTGAACATCAGGCTGAATTGAAGGAGAACGCCGAAAGCCTGCAGGCCACTGTTAACTTTTCTGTCGCTCTCATCAGCCTGGTTGGTCTCTCCATCGGCGCAGTAGGCGGATGGTACGTCGTTCGCGGAATTACTCGCAGCATCGACGAGATCGTGGGTCGCCTCCAAGGCGCCGCGGCCGAGACCCTAGTGGCCTCCGAGCAAGTTTCCGCAAGCAGCGAAGCGCTTGCCCGCGACTCCTCTGAACAGGCTGCCTCCATCGAGGAAACCAGTTCCTCTCTCGAGGAGGTCAATGCCATGACCGAAAAGAACGCCCAGAACGCCGAAAACGCGAAGAAGCTTGCCAGCGAAGCCCGTGTTGCTGCGGAGTCTGGCGCCGAGTCCATGAAGGACATGATCACGGCCATGGAGGACATCAAGGAATCTTCCGACAACATTGCCAACATCATCAAGACCATCGACGAAATCGCTTTCCAGACCAACATCCTCGCCCTAAACGCGGCGGTGGAAGCGGCCCGCGCTGGCGAGTCTGGAGCAGGTTTCGCAGTGGTGGCCGACGAAGTTCGCAGTCTGGCTCATCGCTCCGCGGAAGCGGCTTCGATCACAGCCCAGAAGATCGAGAACTCTGTACAGAAGTCCGAGCGTGGCGTTGAGATTAACCAGCGCGTAGCCGAGAATCTACAAACCATCGTGAGCCACACGCAAAAGATGGACGAGATCGTGGGACAAATTTCCGATGCTTCTGCCGAGCAGAACCGTGGCGTCGGCCTCATCCAGACCTCCATCAACAACATGGACAGCGTTACTCAGCGAAACGCAGCCGGAGCGGAAGAGACCGCATCCTCCAGCCGCGTATTGCTCGAGCAGTCGAACAGCATGCAGCGCACGATCCAGGACCTCGTTGCAGTGGTCAATGGTGGTTCCAGCAAGAAGTCCGCAGCCAAGACTCACAGCTCTTATTCAGCTCCCGTCGAAAACGCGTTCGACGCGGCTCCGTCTCGCTCTTCCGGCTCTCGCCAGAACAGCGCGGTGAAGGACGATGCCTTCGCTGACATGTGGGACAACTAACTGAAGCGAGCTCATAGAACACTTCTAGGACGCGCCCCTCTGTGGGGCGCGTCTTTTTTGTGCCGGGCTGAAGATACACTCCTGAAATCCGAAGTATATAGGGGATCCACTTCTTGCTCATGAAAAAGGACTTGCTGCTAATTTTCCTGTTTCTCTCATCCACCGTTTTCGCTGCGGATAGCTACGAGCAACTGGAAGTAGGGAGCGATATCTATCAAAGGGTGATTGTGCTCTCGTCCAACGCGTCATCCTTGTCTATCCGCCATTCGGGGGGCATCGCCCAAGTTCCTCTTTCAAAGCTGCCTCCGGAAATTCAATTGAAGTATGGATACGATGCTGCCCTTGCCGCGGATCGTGACGCGGCTTTGGCGGCTCAGCGCCAAAAGCAGGCGCAAGCTCAGCTCGACCGGATTGCGAAAGCGAAAGCTGCTCAGGCGCGAGAGGCTCGTCGCCTTGCGAGCGCTCGTGGCGCTTCTGCGAGTGGAGCCTTCGCCCGATTTGGAACGCAACCCGCTTTGCAAACGGAGGTCGATCTTCGAGATCGGTTTCGTCGGCATGGGATTCGCATCCGAAGCCAGAGCGGGCCGAGCTGTTCGGTACATGCGATCATCGCTGCTTTGGAATACCAGTTTGCCGAAGGTC of Pelagicoccus enzymogenes contains these proteins:
- a CDS encoding TlpA family protein disulfide reductase; its protein translation is MITRTIVFLSSLFLLANIAQSKPLDVTQPQVVGLYFNASWCSACKMLDPQLQAASEDLKKSPFLLVKLDVSNRVTQHQAGMLASAIGYGDLYSQTGVKTGFVILLDSETGEEIGRITKDEDAAAIVNKVKALTKA
- a CDS encoding TonB family protein yields the protein MKAQFTRIAAVAVVGICSVAASFAEVYTKSDGTAYDGEVYKVLDGVVYLTVGDERVNASLSEFDASSQAAIGAWAEENPHKVDVYTKWDVQPSIKSSSMPKLPEQFLAEEFKGLVSVDLVLNEAGQVIHASIKKSTHLGLEVPSLEAAKTWIFEPAKVGGKSVRSKLRIPFKFVNTPPPPPVEEVPVS
- a CDS encoding methyl-accepting chemotaxis protein encodes the protein MSSMSLAKKIGFTIAIALTFFVVLAAVSYVAVSKLNSSFGDFSESVEEGNAASDKVNVALSMRSNIAEYLTTTNPEHVEHHLEMYSTLSSDLEKFTREANNDKARKALKDATALMEGYNSAFSKIVDLKGKQSQLLDEVVRPGGREIKDMLKELLAADQAKGDIAGAFATSSALQSMFEAGSAINSVIVKYNEEDIAEAKAKVAELSSKLGVLKDDYQMNVDFDESLKDELKERVLAQSIEVAAGFSKGVDELAATLKSIVEIDAEELRPVGPQFVKKMEVFQDTIAEHQAELKENAESLQATVNFSVALISLVGLSIGAVGGWYVVRGITRSIDEIVGRLQGAAAETLVASEQVSASSEALARDSSEQAASIEETSSSLEEVNAMTEKNAQNAENAKKLASEARVAAESGAESMKDMITAMEDIKESSDNIANIIKTIDEIAFQTNILALNAAVEAARAGESGAGFAVVADEVRSLAHRSAEAASITAQKIENSVQKSERGVEINQRVAENLQTIVSHTQKMDEIVGQISDASAEQNRGVGLIQTSINNMDSVTQRNAAGAEETASSSRVLLEQSNSMQRTIQDLVAVVNGGSSKKSAAKTHSSYSAPVENAFDAAPSRSSGSRQNSAVKDDAFADMWDN